A region of Solanum dulcamara chromosome 7, daSolDulc1.2, whole genome shotgun sequence DNA encodes the following proteins:
- the LOC129894268 gene encoding uncharacterized protein LOC129894268, with amino-acid sequence MLRSTFTPILTAFPSKAKNPHNYSNKIITAITNPPQPVRQNASMENMLLQQHTPTSAYVHLPFCRKRCHYCDFPIVALGLSSPHGDDDPRIINYVDFLCREIKATSIPSDLKSPLETVFFGGGTPSLVPPRLVSLVLETLDAKFGVCSNAEISIEMDPGTFDAKKLKDLMKLGINRVSLGVQAFQEELLKSCGRAHGVQEIHEAIDIVGSCGVENWSVDLISSLPHQKPHMWEQSLSLTIQANPTHVSVYDLQVEQDTKFASLYTAGEFPLPSENQSADFYRMGSKMLRDAGYEHYEISSYCKSGYQCKHNYTYWINKPFYAFGLGSASYLNGLRFSRPRKLKDYMGYVQNLENGLVNCFQDSKVDAQDVAMDVVMLSLRTARGLDLKSFANAFGSSTILSLCEVYKPHIESGHVVCLDEQRREITSEEFSSLLSEGYKINEVLSYIRLSDPDGFLLSNELICLAFNVLAP; translated from the exons atgctGAGATCAACGTTCACTCCCATATTAACGGCTTTTCCCTCTAAGGCCAAAAATCCCCACAACTACTCAAACAAAATTATCACTGCAATAACAAATCCCCCACAACCTGTTCGACAAAATGCTTCAATGGAAAATATGTTGCTACAACAGCATACCCCAACCTCAGCTTACGTTCACCTCCCGTTCTGTCGAAAGCGCTGCCACTACTGCGACTTCCCCATCGTCGCATTGGGGTTATCTTCACCTCATGGTGATGACGACCCGCGAATAATTAACTACGTTGATTTCCTATGCAGAGAAATTAAAGCTACTTCAATACCTTCAGACCTCAAGTCACCTCTTGAAACCGTATTTTTTGGCGGAGGGACACCTTCACTTGTGCCACCAAGATTAGTATCTCTAGTCCTGGAGACGTTGGACGCTAAATTTGGGGTGTGTTCTAATGCTGAAATTTCAATAGAGATGGATCCTGGTACATTTGATGCTaaaaaattgaaagatttgaTGAAGTTGGGTATTAATAGAGTGTCTCTGGGGGTTCAGGCATTCCAGGAGGAGTTGCTTAAGAGTTGTGGAAGAGCGCACGGTGTACAGGAAATTCATGAGGCTATTGACATTGTTGGATCATGTGGTGTTGAGAATTGGAGTGTGGACCTTATATCTTCGCTTCCTCATCAGAAACCACATATGTGGGAACAAAGTTTGAGCCTCACTATTCAAGCAAATCCGACGCATGTGTCAGTTTACGATTTACAAGTTGAGCAAGATACAAAGTTTGCATCTTT GTATACAGCAGGGGAATTCCCTCTGCCTTCTGAAAATCAATCTGCTGATTTTTACAGAATGGGCTCTAAAATGCTAAGAGATGCTGGTTATGAGCACTATGAGATAAGTAGCTACTGCAAAAGTGGTTATCAATGTAAGCACAATTACACATACTGGATAAACAAACCTTTTTATGCTTTTGGACTGGGGTCAGCCAGTTATCTTAATGGACTAAGGTTTTCAAGGCCAAGGAAGCTGAAAGATTACATGGGTTATGTGCAAAATTTGGAGAATGGACTAGTGAATTGTTTCCAGGACAGTAAAGTAGACGCCCAAGACGTAGCAATGGATGTTGTTATGCTGTCGTTGAGAACTGCTAGAGGGTTGGATTTGAAGTCATTTGCCAATGCTTTTGGCAGTTCGACTATTCTCTCCCTTTGTGAAGTCTATAAGCCTCATATTGAGAGTGGGCATGTTGTCTGCTTGGATGAGCAGAGGAGGGAAATCACCTCAGAAGAATTCAGCTCTTTGTTATCTGAAGGGTACAAGATCAATGAGGTGTTGTCATATATCAGGCTTAGTGACCCTGATGGTTTCTTATTGTCTAATGAGTTAATATGCCTCGCGTTCAATGTGTTAGCTCCATAA